From one Mustela nigripes isolate SB6536 chromosome 16, MUSNIG.SB6536, whole genome shotgun sequence genomic stretch:
- the MRC2 gene encoding LOW QUALITY PROTEIN: C-type mannose receptor 2 (The sequence of the model RefSeq protein was modified relative to this genomic sequence to represent the inferred CDS: deleted 1 base in 1 codon), giving the protein MEPRGPAPAPWPRHLLRCVLLLAGLHLGRPGAPVYAAAAAAAALPEPNVFLIFSHGLQGCLEAQGGQVRVSPACNASLPAQRWKWVSRNRLFSLGTMQCLGTGWPGTNTTASLGMYECDREALNLRWHCRTLGDQLSQLLGGRTGNMSKAGGPERGDQTRSGQWRIYGSDEDLCARPYYEVYTIQGNSHGKPCTIPFKYDNQWFHSCTSTGREDGHLWCATTQDYGKDERWGFCPIKSNDCETFWDKDQLTDSCYQFNFQSTLSWREAWASCEQQGADLLSITEIHEQTYINGLLTGYSSTLWIGLNDLDTSGGWQWSDNSPLKYLNWESDQPDNPSEENCGVIRTESSGGWQNRDCSIALPYVCKKKPNATAERPPPDVWANVKVECEPSWQAFQGHCYRLQAEKRSWQESKKACLRAGGDLLSIHSMAELEFITKQIKQEVEELWIGLNDLKLQMNFEWSDGSLVSFTHWHPFEPNNFRDSLEDCVTIWGPEGRWNDSPCNQSLPSICKKAGQLSQGAAEEDHGCRKGWTWHSPSCYWLGEDQVTYSEARRLCTDHGSQLVTITNRFEQAFVSSLIYNWDGEYFWTALQDLNSTGSFRWLSGDDVMYTHWNRDQPGYSRGGCVALATGSAMGLWEVKNCTSFRARYICRQSLGTPVTPEVPGPDPTPSLTGSCPQGWGSDPKLRHCYKVFSSERLQDKKTWLQAQGACRELGAQLLSLASYEEEHFVANMLNKIFGESEPEIHEQNWFWIGLNRRDPGAGQSWRWSDGLGFSYHNFDRSRHDDDDIRGCAVLDLASLQWVAMQCETQLDWICKIPRGTDVREPDVSPQGRREWLRFQEAEYKFFEHHSTWAQAQRICTWFQAELVSVHSQAELDFLGHNLQKLSPGQEQHWWIGLHTAESDGRFRWTDGSIINFISWAPGKPRPIGKDKKCVYMTASREDWGDQRCLTALPYICKRSNSTGEPQPPDLPPTALGGCPSGWNQFLNKCFRIQGQDPQDRVKWSEAQFSCEQQEAQLVTIANPLEQAFITASLPNVTFDLWIGLHASQRDFRWVEQEPLLYTNWAPGEPSGPSPAPSGNIPTSCAVVLHSPSAHLTGRWDDRSCAEETHGFICQKGADPSLSPSPAASPPAPGTELSYLNGTFRLLQKPLRWQDALLLCESRNASLAHVPDPYTQAFLTQAARGLRTPLWIGLASEEGSRRYSWVSEEPLSYASWQDGEPQQPGGCAYVDVDGAWRTASCDTKLQGAVCSASGGPPPPRRISYHGSCPQGLTDSAWIPFREHCYSFHMELLLGHKEALQRCQRAGGAVLSILDEMENVFVWEHMQSSEGQSRGAWLGMNFNPKGGILVWQDNTAVNYSNWGPPGLGPSMLSHNSCYWIQSSSGLWRPGACTNVTMGVVCKLPRAEESSFSPSALPENPAALVVVLMAVLLLLALLTAALILYRRRQSAERGTFEGARYSRSASGPGEATEKNILVSDMEMNEQQE; this is encoded by the exons AGCCCAATGTCTTCCTCATCTTCAGCCACGGACTGCAGGGCTGCCTGGAGGCCCAG GGGGGGCAAGTCAGAGTCTCCCCAGCCTGCAATGCCAGTCTCCCCGCCCAGCGCTGGAAGTGGGTCTCCCGAAACCGGCTGTTCAGCCTGGGTACCATGCAGTGTCTGGGCACAGGCTGGCCGGGCACCAACACCACAGCCTCCCTGGGCATGTACGAATGTGACCGGGAGGCACTGAATCTTCGCTGGCACTGTCGCACACTGGGTGACCAGCTGTCCCAGCTCCTGGGGGGTCGCACCGGCAACATGTCCAAGGCTGGTGGCCCCGAGCGCGGCGACCAGACCCGCAGCGGCCAGTGGCGCATCTATGGCAGCGATGAGGATCTGTGTGCGAGGCCCTACTATG AGGTCTACACCATCCAAGGGAACTCCCACGGGAAGCCATGCACCATCCCCTTCAAGTATGACAACCAGTGGTTCCACAGCTGCACCAGCACAGGCCGCGAGGACGGGCACCTGTGGTGTGCCACCACCCAGGACTACGGCAAGGACGAGCGCTGGGGCTTCTGCCCCATCAAGA GTAATGACTGTGAGACCTTCTGGGACAAGGACCAGCTGACTGACAGCTGCTACCAGTTTAACTTCCAGTCCACTCTGTCGTGGAGGGAGGCCTGGGCCAGTTGCGAGCAGCAGGGGGCAGACCTGCTGAGCATCACAGAGATCCACGAGCAGACCTACATCAATG GGCTCCTCACTGGCTACAGCTCCACACTCTGGATTGGCCTGAATGACCTGGACACCAGTGGAGGCTGGCAGTGGTCCGACAACTCGCCCTTGAAGTACCTCAACTGGGAGAGTG aTCAGCCAGACAACCCGAGCGAGGAGAACTGCGGGGTGATCCGCACGGAGTCCTCCGGCGGCTGGCAGAACCGCGACTGCAGCATCGCGCTGCCCTACGTGTGCAAGAAGAAGCCCAACGCCACCGCCGAGCGCCCGCCTCCGG ATGTGTGGGCCAACGTGAAGGTGGAGTGCGAGCCCAGCTGGCAGGCCTTCCAGGGCCACTGCTACCGCCTGCAGGCGGAGAAGCGCAGCTGGCAGGAGTCCAAGAAGGCGTGTCTGCGGGCTGGTGGGGACCTGCTCAGCATCCACAGCATGGCCGAGCTGGAGTTCATCACCAAGCAGATCAAGCAAG AGGTGGAGGAGCTGTGGATCGGCCTCAACGACTTGAAACTGCAGATGAATTTTGAGTGGTCTGATGGGAGCCTTGTGAGCTTCACCCATTGGCACCCCTTTGAGCCCAACAACTTCCGGGACAGCCTGGAGGACTGTGTCACCATCTGGGGGCCG gaggGTCGTTGGAACGATAGTCCCTGCAACCAGTCCTTGCCCTCCATCTGCAAGAAGGCTGGCCAGCTGAGCCAGGGGGCGGCCGAGGAGGACCACGGCTGCCGAAag GGTTGGACATGGCACAGCCCCTCTTGCTACTGGCTGGGAGAGGACCAAGTCACCTACAGTGAGGCCCGGCGCCTGTGCACCGACCACGGCTCTCAGCTGGTCACCATCACCAACAG GTTTGAACAAGCCTTTGTCAGCAGCCTCATCTACAACTGGGATGGTGAATACTTCTGGACAGCCCTACAGGACCTCAACAGCACTGGCTCCTTCCGCTGGCTCAGTGGGGATGATGTCATGTATACCCACTGGAACCGGGACCAGCCCG GGTACAGCCGTGGGGGCTGTGTGGCCCTGGCCACAGGCAGCGCAATGGGGCTGTGGGAGGTGAAGAACTGCACCTCCTTCCGGGCTCGCTACATCTGTCGCCAGAGCCTGGGCACACCTGTGACGCCCGAAGTGCCAGGGCCCGACCCCACGCCCAGCCTCACGGGCTCCTGTCCCCAGGGCTGGGGGTCGGATCCCAAACTCCGGCACTGCTATAAG GTGTTCAGCTCAGAAAGGCTGCAAGACAAGAAGACCTGGCTGCAGGCCCAGGGGGCCTGCCGAGAGTTGGGGGCCCAGCTGCTGAGCCTGGCCAGCTATGAGGAGGAACACTTTGTGGCCAACATGCTCAACAAGATCTTTGG TGAATCAGAGCCCGAGATCCACGAGCAGAACTGGTTCTGGATCGGCCTGAACCGTCGAGACCCTGGAGCCGGGCAGAGCTGGCGCTGGAGCGACGGCTTGGGG TTCTCTTACCACAATTTCGACCGGAGCCGGCACGACGACGACGACATCAGGGGCTGTGCAGTGCTCGACCTGGCCTCCCTGCAGTGGGTGGCCATGCAGTGCGAGACGCAGCTGGACTGGATCTGCAAGATCCCTCGAG GCACAGATGTGCGGGAGCCAGACGTCAGCCCACAAG GCCGGCGAGAGTGGCTGCGTTTCCAGGAGGCTGAGTACAAGTTCTTCGAGCACCACTCCACGTGGGCTCAGGCACAGCGCATCTGCACGTGGTTCCAGGCCGAGCTGGTCTCCGTGCACAGCCAGGCCGAGCTGGATTTCCTGGGGCACAACCTGCAGAAG TTGTCCCCAGGCCAAGAGCAGCACTGGTGGATTGGCCTGCACACTGCAGAGAGTGATGGGCGTTTCAG ATGGACCGATGGTTCCATTATAAACTTCATCTCCTGGGCACCGGGTAAACCTCGGCCCATCGGCAAGGATAAGAAGTGTGTGTACATGACCGCCAGCCGAG AGGACTGGGGGGACCAGAGGTGCCTGACTGCCTTGCCCTACATCTGTAAACGCAGTAACAGCACAGGAGAGCCCCAGCCCCCGGACCTACCACCCACGGCCCTAGGGGGCTGCCCCTCCGGCTGGAACCAGTTCCTCAACAAg TGTTTCCGAATCCAGGGCCAGGACCCCCAGGACCGGGTGAAGTGGTCAGAGGCACAGTTCTCCTGTGAACAGCAAGAGGCCCAGCTGGTCACCATTGCAAACCCCTTAGAGCAAG CTTTCATCACAGCCAGCCTGCCCAATGTGACCTTTGACCTTTGGATTGGCCTCCATGCCTCTCAGAGGGACTTCCGGTGGGTGGAGCAGGAGCCTCTGCTGTATACCAACTGGGCCCCTGGGGAGCCCTctggccccagccctgctcccagcGGCAACATCCCG ACCAGCTGCGCGGTGGTCCTGCACAGCCCCTCCGCTCACCTCACTGGCCGCTGGGATGATCGGAGCTGCGCGGAGGAGACACACGGCTTCATCTGCCAGAAGGGCGCAG ACCCTTCCCTGAGCCCATCCCCAGCAGCGTCGCCCCCTGCCCCGGGCACTGAGCTCTCCTACCTCAACGGCACCTTCCGGCTGCTGCAGAAGCCTCTTCGCTGGCAGGATGCCCTCCTGCTGTGTGAGAGCCGCAACGCCAGCCTGGCGCATGTGCCTGACCCCTACACCCAGGCCTTCCTCACACAGGCTGCCCGAGGGCTGCGCACCCCACTCTGGATCGGGCTGGCCAGTGAGGAG GGCTCCCGACGGTACTCCTGGGTCTCGGAGGAGCCGCTGAGCTACGCAAGCTGGCAGGACGGGGAGCCCCAGCAGCCAGGGGGCTGTGCCTACGTGGATGTAGACGGCGCCTGGCGCACTGCCAGCTGCGACACCAAGTTGCAGGGGGCCGTCTGCAGCGCGAGCGGCG GGCCCCCTCCTCCCCGAAGAATAAGCTACCATGGCAGCTGTCCCCAAGGGCTGACAGACTCTGCGTGGATTCCCTTCCGGGAGCACTGCTACTCCTTCCACATGGAGCTGCTGCTGGGCCACAAGGAGGCGCTGCAGCGCTGCCAGCGAG CGGGTGGGGCGGTCCTGTCCATTCTGGATGAGATGGAGAACGTGTTTGTCTGGGAGCACATGCAGAGCTCTGAGGGCCAGagtcggggtgcctggctgggcaTGAACTTCAACCCCAAAG GAGGCATCCTGGTCTGGCAGGACAACACAGCTGTGAACTACTCCAACTGGGGGCCCCCTGGCCTGGGCCCCAGCATGCTGAGCCACAACAGCTGCTACTGGATCCAGAGCAGCAGCGGCCTTTGGCGCCCGGGTGCCTGCACCAATGTTACCATGGGCGTCGTCTGCAAGCTCCCCCGAG CTGAGGAGAGCAGCTTCTCACCATCAG CGCTCCCCGAGAACCCGGCCGCCCTCGTGGTGGTGCTGATGGCTGTGCTGCTGCTCCTGGCCCTGCTGACTGCGGCCTTGATCCTCTACCGGCGGCGACAGAGTGCGGAGCGTGGGACCTTCGAGGGCGCCCGCTACAGCCGCAGCGCCTCTGGCCCTGGCGAGGCCACCGAGAAGAACATTCTGGTGTCTGACATGGAAATGAATGAGCAGCAGGAGTAG